The following coding sequences are from one Borreliella valaisiana VS116 window:
- a CDS encoding DUF764 family protein has product MIVGLNESVQFLIQILTKFKKYLDLKEIELEILNTYNHPYLEKFATNASNLIVLKSESFEGLTPRNLRGRNFCETSNEFRLRFSLYFLSFTLLKAYRDSYESVCKVYEHFLEFLYENKFRFDFIKELEGGYCLLLTYYLCSLSNLNNDGLLGVSNMHSNMCFSFNQIFLANIQVIKQEI; this is encoded by the coding sequence ATGATTGTAGGATTAAATGAATCTGTACAGTTTTTAATTCAAATACTTACGAAATTTAAGAAATATTTAGATCTTAAAGAAATAGAATTAGAAATTTTAAATACTTACAACCACCCATATTTAGAAAAGTTTGCTACAAATGCTAGTAATTTAATTGTATTAAAAAGTGAATCTTTCGAAGGGCTTACTCCTAGAAATCTAAGGGGCAGGAATTTTTGTGAAACATCTAATGAGTTTAGATTAAGGTTTTCGCTTTATTTTTTAAGTTTTACTTTACTTAAAGCTTACAGAGATTCTTATGAGAGCGTGTGCAAAGTATACGAGCACTTTTTGGAATTTTTATATGAGAATAAATTCAGGTTTGATTTTATAAAAGAGCTTGAAGGTGGTTATTGCTTGCTTTTAACTTATTATCTCTGCTCGCTTAGTAATTTAAATAATGATGGGCTACTTGGTGTTTCGAATATGCACAGCAATATGTGTTTTAGCTTTAATCAGATTTTTCTTGCAAATATACAGGTTATAAAACAAGAAATATAA
- a CDS encoding DUF787 family protein, giving the protein MPKDTISVSLVQNRLITNKINYYNPLLIYKSSVLESKYLALSVTNFEELLKKLEIQKAHESDSSKKKIAGDQLRALQKSMGDFFGQEGLKSVDFYVYNQIKEIKDFLKSNLHPFVVFVNEAGDDISSDFEAIRKACNFIVISTKDSNLANFLKNKDKSEFKNIIAVYSGNENLHLKFAAIYLHQASIFHAVNPYGMILNATPIYDDLIIDSLRKSNINFYSLLNETGNDGILAFKEGVSLSGDPIDEAFTLYYIKNEAIKELIRIWNKNNRANSKLGALNLDGNLPNEYTAGLECFFHELKQRGLIISYKEIKLRINSSEGLSLSLEVALKYNDSFNNVSLIITAQEINEYLRRAS; this is encoded by the coding sequence ATGCCAAAAGATACAATAAGCGTTAGTTTGGTGCAAAACAGACTAATTACCAACAAAATTAATTATTACAATCCGCTTTTAATCTACAAAAGCAGTGTTTTAGAAAGTAAATACTTGGCATTAAGTGTTACAAATTTTGAGGAATTGCTTAAAAAACTTGAGATACAAAAAGCCCATGAGTCTGATTCTTCTAAGAAGAAAATAGCAGGCGATCAGTTAAGAGCTTTACAAAAATCAATGGGTGATTTTTTTGGACAAGAAGGACTCAAATCAGTTGATTTTTATGTTTACAATCAGATTAAAGAGATTAAAGATTTTTTAAAATCCAATTTACATCCATTTGTAGTTTTTGTAAATGAAGCGGGAGACGACATTAGCAGTGATTTTGAAGCTATTAGAAAGGCTTGTAATTTTATTGTAATTTCTACTAAAGATAGCAATTTAGCAAATTTTTTAAAAAACAAGGACAAGAGTGAATTTAAAAATATTATTGCTGTATACAGCGGCAATGAAAATTTGCATCTTAAGTTTGCAGCAATTTATTTGCATCAAGCAAGTATTTTTCATGCTGTTAATCCTTATGGGATGATTTTAAATGCTACTCCTATTTATGATGATTTAATAATTGATTCTCTTAGAAAATCCAATATTAATTTTTATTCTCTTTTAAATGAAACTGGCAATGATGGCATTTTAGCTTTCAAAGAAGGAGTTAGTCTTTCGGGGGATCCGATTGATGAAGCTTTTACGCTTTATTATATTAAGAATGAGGCAATCAAAGAGCTTATTAGGATTTGGAATAAGAACAATAGAGCTAACAGTAAACTTGGTGCTTTAAATTTGGACGGCAATTTGCCAAACGAATACACAGCGGGGCTTGAATGTTTTTTCCATGAACTTAAACAAAGAGGTCTTATTATCTCTTACAAAGAGATTAAGCTTAGAATTAACTCTTCTGAGGGTTTGAGTTTAAGCTTAGAAGTTGCGCTTAAGTACAATGACAGTTTCAACAATGTTAGTTTAATAATCACCGCACAAGAGATAAATGAATATTTAAGGAGAGCATCATAA
- a CDS encoding DUF1463 family protein, whose product MREYYSLDLVFFSFNDNLIDRGTVEYSTEPNVMAKASTEDRNFPIPSFRDPRTVVHIFDLEVSKGSLDYKLLTKLSNEQFYENVPKSQKLKRLVFNDQMGLKIISNSAFFAEIPTRKYSSDNDTVKFTIHAINCDVEKAS is encoded by the coding sequence ATGAGAGAATATTATTCATTAGATTTAGTATTTTTTAGCTTTAATGACAATTTAATAGACAGAGGTACTGTTGAGTACAGTACAGAGCCTAATGTAATGGCCAAAGCAAGTACAGAAGACAGAAATTTTCCAATTCCAAGCTTTAGAGACCCAAGAACCGTTGTTCATATTTTTGATTTAGAAGTAAGCAAAGGATCTCTTGATTACAAGCTTTTAACAAAGCTAAGCAATGAGCAATTTTACGAGAATGTACCAAAATCTCAAAAGTTAAAAAGATTAGTGTTTAATGATCAAATGGGATTGAAAATTATTTCAAATAGTGCATTTTTTGCAGAAATTCCAACTAGAAAGTATTCATCTGATAATGATACGGTTAAGTTTACAATTCACGCAATCAATTGTGATGTTGAGAAAGCAAGTTGA
- a CDS encoding DUF1473 family protein — protein sequence MRYKLKILTRAKTHTYILKDIPMYEWDNVLGFDVERDELINKLNNLQTLKEITKLMISRGFLDEFYEILNKERRYSELYKYALPTILFSVQYSLFETIEGFKQPGLVYIESFQDRNGDYIKYDYIDERWSYDFLITSKLSADLNQEASLQGSFEPLLQEGTNE from the coding sequence ATGAGATACAAGTTAAAAATATTAACCAGAGCCAAAACACATACATACATTTTAAAAGATATTCCAATGTACGAGTGGGACAATGTTTTGGGATTTGATGTTGAAAGAGATGAACTTATTAATAAACTTAACAATCTGCAAACATTAAAAGAGATCACCAAATTAATGATCTCAAGAGGATTTTTAGATGAATTTTATGAGATTCTAAATAAAGAGAGAAGATATTCTGAGCTTTACAAGTACGCTCTGCCCACAATTCTTTTTTCAGTTCAGTATTCACTTTTTGAAACAATAGAAGGATTTAAACAGCCCGGTTTAGTTTACATTGAAAGTTTTCAAGATAGAAACGGCGATTATATCAAGTACGACTACATTGATGAGCGCTGGAGTTATGATTTTTTAATTACAAGCAAATTATCCGCAGACTTAAATCAAGAAGCTTCTCTACAAGGCAGTTTTGAGCCTTTACTGCAAGAAGGTACTAATGAATAA
- a CDS encoding DUF1322 family protein, with product MNKSEIATSYFKYIDHLKKESNKYYFPIVMGICTYKDIKKMSYKELVEVTRVANLKLNKEMYERVLSFSGMF from the coding sequence ATGAATAAATCAGAGATTGCAACCAGTTATTTTAAGTACATAGATCATTTGAAAAAGGAATCTAATAAGTACTATTTTCCTATTGTAATGGGCATTTGTACATACAAAGATATTAAAAAAATGAGCTACAAAGAGCTTGTAGAGGTTACTCGAGTAGCTAATTTAAAGCTTAACAAGGAAATGTACGAACGAGTTTTGTCCTTTAGTGGCATGTTTTAA
- a CDS encoding DUF792 family protein — protein MITKQATRLIEDIVNQISSLASISNFVLLFPRLDFKGLGYIPQLFFIFVKNDLIEENLSSISSDRAVIDFTNTKSEYVNFNITTRPEIVTINKGILSSIYDKTLLSVLKETPFMNSALEFNSNFIKMQFRQRFNLGVYYSMYSPSVGFHEVVSINSLKLKDTVYLEEVEVSLQVKICKTFNILNYKG, from the coding sequence ATGATCACAAAGCAAGCTACAAGGCTAATAGAAGATATTGTAAATCAAATTTCAAGTTTAGCAAGCATTTCAAATTTTGTTTTACTTTTTCCAAGGCTTGATTTTAAAGGACTTGGGTACATTCCCCAACTGTTTTTTATTTTTGTAAAGAATGATCTAATAGAAGAAAATCTCTCAAGCATAAGTTCAGACCGAGCGGTGATTGATTTTACAAATACAAAAAGTGAATATGTGAACTTTAACATTACAACAAGGCCCGAGATTGTAACAATCAATAAAGGTATTTTGTCATCTATTTATGATAAAACTTTACTAAGTGTGTTAAAAGAGACCCCTTTTATGAACAGTGCTTTAGAATTTAACAGCAATTTTATAAAAATGCAATTTAGACAGAGATTTAACTTAGGGGTTTATTATAGCATGTACAGTCCTTCGGTAGGATTTCACGAGGTGGTGAGTATTAATTCATTAAAGCTTAAAGACACGGTTTATCTAGAAGAGGTAGAAGTTAGCTTGCAAGTAAAAATTTGCAAAACTTTTAATATTTTAAATTATAAGGGGTAA
- a CDS encoding DUF693 family protein, translating into MLIFQYDFKIEFYNAVDSKNSIGGRLAGLSPRVVIVTQNGAPDLNIVIQNTYSENNLIIGKKTKLQIFNVPLDFSDFKTADIVKIYYKKFTHQQDYQFIMAGYLGAPVERIGGPENFSFECELYLLSKATFLERKFEYKNFKGSTVADVIKYVFKDKAIFCMNELEKSRVINESLACNSPKGLIEHLRRQGYVDSVVVDIGNLGQDVDSRFIFTNFEQVVSGQYKRLEDYGLLFVPQRDALGSADPSLSFYRAQVMFTHNIRIGDNLSFKDRHGNNVNCKVRNTSARLSSTRECVLNLELYSESKKGMYYEK; encoded by the coding sequence ATGTTAATTTTTCAATACGATTTTAAGATTGAATTTTACAATGCAGTTGATTCTAAAAACAGCATTGGCGGGAGACTTGCAGGCTTGAGTCCCAGGGTTGTTATTGTTACGCAAAATGGTGCTCCTGATTTGAATATTGTTATTCAAAATACATATTCTGAGAATAATTTAATAATTGGCAAGAAAACCAAACTTCAAATTTTTAATGTTCCTTTAGATTTTTCTGATTTTAAGACTGCAGACATTGTAAAAATTTATTATAAGAAGTTTACGCATCAGCAAGACTATCAATTTATTATGGCTGGTTATTTAGGAGCACCTGTTGAGAGAATTGGTGGGCCTGAGAATTTTAGTTTTGAGTGTGAATTGTACCTTTTGTCCAAGGCTACCTTTTTAGAGAGAAAGTTTGAGTATAAAAATTTCAAAGGTAGTACTGTTGCTGATGTAATAAAATATGTTTTTAAGGACAAAGCAATTTTTTGCATGAATGAACTTGAAAAATCAAGAGTGATTAACGAGAGCTTGGCTTGCAACTCGCCAAAAGGATTAATAGAACATTTGAGAAGACAAGGATACGTTGATTCTGTTGTCGTTGACATTGGAAATCTCGGGCAAGACGTTGATTCAAGATTTATTTTTACTAATTTTGAACAAGTTGTTTCTGGGCAGTACAAAAGACTTGAAGATTATGGACTTTTGTTTGTTCCTCAAAGAGATGCTTTAGGTTCTGCTGATCCAAGTTTAAGCTTTTACCGGGCGCAAGTAATGTTTACTCACAATATTAGGATTGGAGACAATCTAAGCTTTAAAGACAGGCACGGAAACAATGTTAATTGTAAGGTTAGAAATACCAGTGCCAGACTAAGCAGTACTAGAGAGTGTGTTTTAAATCTTGAGCTTTACTCTGAGAGTAAAAAAGGAATGTATTATGAAAAATAA
- a CDS encoding DUF777 family protein, giving the protein MKNNNFCAGVDNPKGSSVGVFKEYLFENVFICRIGVIKSFDCETQTGVVTIKEYEGLEISTMNISNFNFDLAEEDEVVLLQSNFNIFQESDNNHFDKNYFYILSVLNPKKIGINLGELKVSLQEFNTQSENVKVRAKKLIIDVDNIEIKGNLKINGTKFENHMHSSGTLTYINSSGLPTTTTGKTGPIA; this is encoded by the coding sequence ATGAAAAATAATAATTTTTGTGCGGGGGTAGACAACCCAAAAGGTTCTTCTGTTGGTGTGTTTAAGGAGTATCTTTTTGAGAATGTTTTTATTTGCAGAATAGGTGTTATTAAAAGTTTTGATTGTGAAACTCAAACAGGTGTTGTTACTATTAAAGAGTACGAAGGGCTAGAGATTAGCACTATGAATATATCTAATTTTAATTTTGATCTAGCAGAAGAAGATGAAGTGGTTTTGCTTCAAAGTAATTTTAATATCTTTCAAGAAAGTGACAATAATCATTTTGACAAAAATTATTTTTACATTCTAAGCGTTCTTAATCCTAAAAAAATTGGCATTAATCTTGGTGAGCTTAAAGTGAGCTTGCAAGAGTTTAATACACAAAGTGAAAATGTAAAAGTTAGAGCCAAAAAATTGATTATTGATGTAGATAATATTGAAATTAAAGGCAATTTAAAGATTAATGGAACTAAATTCGAAAATCATATGCATAGTTCTGGTACTCTGACGTACATTAATAGTAGTGGTTTGCCAACAACTACAACCGGAAAAACGGGTCCTATTGCTTGA
- a CDS encoding Lp6.6 family lipoprotein, whose amino-acid sequence MTKLMYAMFLSAILFVACETTKISDEMENAIDENSKVTAPMPEKPMKSNKQPMKAIKK is encoded by the coding sequence ATGACAAAACTAATGTACGCTATGTTTTTAAGCGCAATATTATTTGTTGCTTGCGAAACTACAAAAATTTCAGATGAAATGGAAAATGCTATCGATGAAAATTCAAAAGTTACAGCTCCAATGCCAGAAAAACCTATGAAGTCAAATAAACAACCTATGAAGGCAATTAAAAAGTAA
- a CDS encoding complement regulator-acquiring protein, with protein sequence MKNNKLIAIFLLHTLTVLILLSCSLEIKDDTETGQNKKAKTKSTKGTNGLLDIKKISKKAKIGEKAMDNLLVAINTLKNPPKVAANNKKNSNSAALQQPNNVNTLKQIVDPEAKELIKKILDRSEDIIQISEIDSNKGEPDDQFGMKTEIFSKIFFNADSTVTFEDHEYLNERRILYTSLHFDENVILNIGKILSKLSQDSNYKSLVKETLINRGFSIQLAMEEISAKILDVKDKLGQLNKPNLKALFFDFNKLLTLKDKWLKDVDDIINDYNTNPELQTNLSKLYDNVKSKNSKAQFADIHNLILNLVNKTTNILAPIQ encoded by the coding sequence TTGAAAAATAATAAATTAATTGCAATATTTTTATTGCATACATTAACTGTGCTAATTTTGCTTTCTTGCTCACTAGAAATCAAAGACGATACTGAAACTGGGCAAAATAAAAAAGCAAAGACAAAATCAACTAAAGGCACAAATGGCTTATTAGACATTAAAAAAATATCTAAAAAAGCTAAAATTGGTGAGAAAGCAATGGACAATCTGCTTGTTGCCATTAATACTCTAAAAAATCCACCAAAAGTTGCAGCTAATAATAAAAAAAATTCAAATTCAGCAGCCTTACAACAACCTAACAATGTTAATACTTTAAAACAAATAGTAGATCCTGAGGCTAAAGAGTTAATAAAAAAAATATTAGATAGATCTGAAGATATTATTCAAATAAGCGAAATAGATTCTAACAAAGGTGAGCCTGATGACCAATTTGGAATGAAAACAGAAATATTTAGTAAAATATTTTTCAATGCAGATTCAACAGTGACTTTTGAAGATCACGAATATCTAAACGAAAGAAGAATACTTTACACATCCTTACATTTTGACGAAAACGTAATTTTAAATATTGGAAAAATTTTATCAAAACTTAGCCAAGATTCAAACTACAAAAGCTTAGTTAAAGAAACCCTTATAAACAGAGGATTTAGCATTCAATTAGCAATGGAAGAAATCAGTGCAAAAATATTAGATGTAAAAGACAAGCTAGGACAACTAAACAAACCTAATTTGAAAGCACTCTTTTTTGATTTCAATAAACTTTTAACACTTAAAGACAAATGGCTAAAAGATGTAGATGACATTATTAATGACTACAATACTAATCCAGAATTACAAACTAACCTTTCAAAATTATATGACAACGTAAAATCAAAAAATTCAAAAGCTCAATTCGCAGATATTCACAATTTAATTTTAAATTTAGTAAATAAAACTACCAATATTCTTGCCCCAATTCAGTAG
- a CDS encoding complement regulator-acquiring protein, with the protein MKKLKLSIFITLGIIAFFSCKLNYEDNQNKVASFKETKLDELTPQEDTKKQELKSATKDLNTLIKVNKSNKVNKNNTDLIDKLFEILKKELAIIKRDKLQTEISSQFGLKNSMFELINVYKINPNGVKLKEKMNSSLAESQKMRRQFYSSLSYNTTDIFNLAEIVNKLYKNPKAHDTIKKISGGIQIQQRFEVALEDLSINMDTLKENTFSKKTLEEIYTVIVDLVETKKEWLNTIETLIKSSNSTLELQNNIEKLTAHIEQLYKDKIISLCLKSEQSLIDLDTLFKKDNN; encoded by the coding sequence TTGAAAAAATTAAAATTATCAATATTTATAACATTGGGGATAATAGCATTTTTTTCTTGTAAGCTAAACTATGAAGATAATCAAAACAAAGTAGCAAGTTTTAAAGAAACAAAATTAGATGAATTAACTCCTCAAGAAGACACAAAAAAACAAGAACTCAAAAGTGCAACAAAAGACTTAAATACTCTCATCAAAGTCAACAAAAGCAATAAAGTCAACAAAAACAACACAGATCTAATTGACAAGCTCTTTGAAATCTTAAAAAAAGAATTGGCAATAATAAAAAGAGACAAACTCCAAACAGAAATATCTAGCCAATTTGGACTGAAAAATAGCATGTTTGAACTAATCAATGTTTACAAAATAAATCCTAATGGGGTAAAACTCAAAGAGAAAATGAACTCAAGCCTAGCAGAATCTCAAAAAATGAGAAGACAATTTTATTCATCACTAAGCTACAACACTACCGACATTTTTAATTTAGCAGAGATTGTAAACAAGCTCTACAAGAACCCAAAAGCCCACGACACAATAAAAAAAATATCAGGGGGCATACAAATTCAACAAAGATTTGAAGTTGCGCTTGAAGATTTATCAATTAACATGGACACACTAAAAGAAAATACTTTTAGTAAAAAAACTTTAGAAGAAATTTATACTGTAATTGTTGATTTAGTCGAAACAAAAAAAGAATGGCTTAATACAATAGAAACACTAATTAAAAGTTCAAACTCCACCTTAGAGCTACAAAACAATATAGAAAAGCTAACAGCCCACATAGAGCAACTCTATAAAGATAAGATAATTTCTCTTTGCTTGAAATCCGAGCAATCACTAATTGACTTAGACACATTATTTAAAAAAGATAATAATTAA
- a CDS encoding complement regulator-acquiring protein: MKIKSLMHLKFIVLLLFSCTVDAHLNEDYKTKVEELLNNTTNDQATISINTKPNATQNSTNANKVTNLQKQPQVANKQPQILQNQASPASQANLEQLLKQVNSPQGSLKNGQAKIQVTPPKQIAPPAAPTQSVKNVTKGTKTTIKTPSKRIQKLPRQKSAFNYDLSQSTNYTNFSLQQNNNSPTTYDKVQLSFSQASLSNHSQTLKNKLIRKIFAEKTKTNNSNGFRETYDQFKMKDSAFDLLDVISNTLVYDRSYAPQLNSNTPEAENERYKFYAILNFDQSKTKKFGSIMEILYAENQNHNLIRSLIISGLGIQISFELALEEIEKKIELFTQELLNNTIDGFNFDIKMQELSFKLNEILAERKEWSKHVDTLIANVNSNESLKNPQSLAQYIENRYLDKMQNARQTVLDLYLKITEFK, translated from the coding sequence TTGAAAATTAAATCATTAATGCATTTAAAGTTCATAGTCTTGCTTTTATTTTCTTGCACAGTTGATGCTCATCTAAACGAAGACTATAAAACCAAAGTGGAAGAACTTCTCAATAACACAACAAATGATCAAGCAACAATAAGTATTAATACAAAACCAAATGCTACGCAAAATAGCACAAACGCTAATAAAGTAACAAATCTACAAAAACAACCACAAGTAGCAAATAAACAACCGCAAATTTTGCAAAATCAAGCAAGTCCTGCAAGTCAAGCAAATCTAGAACAATTATTAAAGCAAGTAAATTCACCACAAGGAAGTCTAAAAAATGGACAAGCGAAAATACAAGTCACACCGCCAAAACAAATAGCACCACCAGCAGCACCTACTCAATCAGTTAAAAATGTGACTAAAGGTACAAAAACAACTATAAAAACTCCAAGCAAAAGAATTCAAAAACTTCCAAGACAAAAATCTGCCTTTAATTACGATTTGAGTCAATCAACAAACTATACAAATTTTAGCTTACAGCAAAACAATAATTCTCCTACAACTTATGACAAAGTTCAACTAAGCTTTAGTCAAGCATCTCTTAGCAATCATTCACAAACGTTGAAAAATAAACTTATTAGAAAAATTTTTGCAGAAAAAACTAAAACAAACAATAGTAACGGATTTAGAGAAACTTACGATCAATTTAAAATGAAAGATTCTGCATTTGATCTACTAGATGTTATTTCAAACACTTTAGTTTATGATAGAAGTTACGCGCCACAGCTTAACTCTAATACACCAGAAGCAGAAAATGAAAGATATAAATTCTATGCAATTTTGAATTTTGATCAATCCAAAACCAAAAAATTTGGATCAATAATGGAAATTCTTTACGCTGAGAATCAAAATCACAACCTAATCAGATCATTAATAATATCAGGACTTGGAATACAAATTTCTTTCGAACTTGCACTAGAAGAAATAGAGAAAAAAATTGAACTCTTTACCCAAGAGCTATTAAATAATACAATTGACGGCTTTAATTTTGACATTAAGATGCAAGAACTTAGCTTTAAGCTTAATGAAATATTAGCTGAAAGAAAAGAATGGTCAAAACACGTTGACACCCTTATTGCTAATGTAAACTCCAATGAGAGCCTAAAAAATCCTCAATCTTTGGCACAATACATTGAAAACAGGTATTTAGATAAAATGCAAAATGCTCGTCAAACTGTTCTTGATCTATACCTTAAAATAACAGAATTTAAATAG
- a CDS encoding complement regulator-acquiring protein: protein MKKYKLAFIKLLTTLLLCSCNLGLKQELVEKIEKIIKPVVEKIESDKKEEELMTNHAEAIFYLIKKNDELCKDYRRQFYSSLEYNKIRITNLIEIFYKTIIQNAELITLIQLIIDIGSTFVQNPLEIAILDINKRKDDLIDFNNNEKLKDIKNKINKILAMQQQWIKNIDKIIITYNSNKDLQNNIEEFEAYLRTTYDNILAPDSSEIYDLMIEIGRDLQENL from the coding sequence GTGAAAAAATACAAATTAGCGTTTATTAAGCTATTGACAACGTTACTTTTGTGTTCATGTAATTTAGGCTTAAAACAAGAGCTTGTCGAGAAAATAGAAAAAATCATCAAGCCCGTAGTAGAAAAAATAGAAAGTGACAAAAAAGAAGAAGAATTAATGACTAACCATGCAGAAGCCATTTTTTATTTAATTAAAAAAAATGATGAACTTTGCAAAGACTACAGAAGACAATTTTATTCATCTCTTGAGTACAATAAAATAAGAATTACAAACTTAATAGAAATTTTTTATAAAACTATAATACAAAATGCTGAGCTTATAACTTTGATTCAGTTAATAATTGACATAGGCTCAACTTTTGTTCAAAATCCCCTAGAAATTGCTATTCTTGACATAAATAAAAGAAAAGATGATCTTATTGACTTTAATAACAATGAAAAATTAAAGGATATTAAAAATAAAATTAATAAAATTCTAGCAATGCAACAACAATGGATCAAAAATATAGACAAGATTATTATCACTTACAATAGCAATAAAGATCTTCAAAACAATATTGAAGAGTTCGAAGCTTACCTAAGAACAACATATGACAACATATTAGCGCCAGACTCAAGCGAAATTTACGATTTAATGATAGAAATTGGAAGAGACTTACAAGAAAACTTATAA
- a CDS encoding complement regulator-acquiring protein: MTNTKLNIIKLNIITAILTLIFISCAPINKIGPKPKNYTNPKENTRNFKNASQDLEPSNQKNQDLGPSNQKSRETIISKLEAIGKKLKAQKEQENIEIAKIAQSNFLNDFQINFYDTIRKDWKNLNNNVFLIL, from the coding sequence TTGACAAACACTAAACTAAATATCATTAAGCTTAATATCATTACAGCGATATTAACTCTAATTTTCATCTCATGTGCACCCATTAATAAAATTGGTCCCAAACCAAAAAATTACACCAATCCAAAAGAAAACACCCGAAATTTTAAAAATGCATCTCAGGATCTCGAGCCTTCAAATCAAAAGAATCAAGATCTCGGGCCTTCAAATCAAAAATCTAGAGAAACTATAATCTCAAAATTAGAGGCAATTGGCAAAAAACTAAAAGCTCAAAAAGAACAAGAAAATATAGAAATAGCTAAAATTGCACAATCTAATTTCCTAAATGATTTTCAAATTAATTTTTATGATACTATTCGCAAAGATTGGAAAAATTTAAACAACAATGTTTTTTTAATTTTATAA